In the genome of Streptomyces collinus, one region contains:
- a CDS encoding glycoside hydrolase family 53 protein, giving the protein MFHPRRTLRALLLPLAAGLALTALPAGPVHAASTLTNVGFEADGAGAATPNGWSEYGDTGASFTESGGHGGSHRLSHWSSSAYKVETYQYLSGLTNGNYKLTAWVRSGGGQKSAYLALKNCGGAEQRTDLPVSSSGWIRIVVPVTVTGNQCTISVNSDANAGNWINVDDLTFTSGTTGTSIKGADISSLAKSEAKGGVYRNSSGTAADPLSVLKASGMNYARLKVWVNPADGYNNKARVLATAKRVKAQGMRLLVDFHYSDFWADPGRQDKPAAWTGHSYGQLKTDVYNHTYDVLNALKAQGTTADMVQVGNEINGGMLWNEGSTSDWTRLAGLLNSGYDAVKAVNPSTTVALHLAEGGDLEGTRWWFDSARSNGVKFDAIGLSFYGYWHGTLADFQTTLDDAAARYGKPVFVAETAYPFRLDSEDAHENIIDTSAELVPGYPASVTGQTRWMNDMMSIVEAVPNGRGLGVFYWEATWTAVNGNGWDPTDAASGNAWENQALFGYDDRALSSMSWFRHR; this is encoded by the coding sequence ATGTTCCATCCCAGACGCACCCTCAGGGCCCTGCTGCTCCCGCTCGCCGCGGGCCTCGCCCTCACCGCCCTGCCCGCCGGCCCGGTCCACGCCGCGAGCACGCTGACCAACGTCGGCTTCGAAGCCGACGGAGCGGGCGCCGCGACCCCGAACGGCTGGTCCGAGTACGGCGACACCGGCGCCTCGTTCACCGAGTCCGGCGGCCACGGCGGCAGTCACCGCCTCAGCCACTGGTCCTCCTCGGCCTACAAGGTGGAGACCTACCAGTACCTGTCCGGACTCACCAACGGGAACTACAAGCTCACCGCCTGGGTGCGTTCCGGCGGCGGGCAGAAGTCCGCGTACCTGGCGCTGAAGAACTGCGGTGGCGCCGAGCAGCGCACCGACCTGCCGGTCTCGTCCAGTGGGTGGATCCGGATCGTCGTGCCGGTCACGGTGACCGGCAACCAGTGCACGATCAGCGTCAACAGTGACGCGAACGCGGGCAATTGGATCAATGTCGACGACCTGACCTTCACGTCCGGCACGACCGGTACGTCGATCAAGGGCGCCGACATCTCGTCGCTGGCCAAGAGCGAGGCCAAGGGCGGCGTCTACCGCAACAGCTCGGGCACCGCCGCCGACCCCCTCTCCGTCCTCAAGGCGTCCGGGATGAACTACGCCCGCCTCAAGGTCTGGGTGAACCCGGCCGACGGCTACAACAACAAGGCCCGCGTCCTGGCCACGGCCAAGCGCGTCAAGGCCCAGGGCATGAGGCTGCTGGTCGACTTCCACTACTCGGACTTCTGGGCCGACCCCGGACGCCAGGACAAGCCCGCCGCCTGGACCGGACACTCCTACGGGCAGCTGAAGACGGACGTGTACAACCACACGTACGACGTGCTGAACGCCCTGAAGGCGCAGGGCACCACCGCCGACATGGTCCAGGTCGGCAACGAGATCAACGGCGGCATGCTGTGGAACGAGGGATCCACCTCCGACTGGACGCGGCTGGCCGGTCTGCTCAACTCCGGCTACGACGCGGTCAAGGCGGTCAACCCCTCCACCACCGTGGCGCTGCACCTCGCCGAGGGCGGCGACCTGGAGGGCACCCGCTGGTGGTTCGACAGCGCGCGCTCCAACGGCGTGAAGTTCGACGCGATCGGCCTGTCGTTCTACGGCTACTGGCACGGCACCCTGGCCGACTTCCAGACCACCCTCGACGACGCGGCCGCCCGCTACGGCAAGCCGGTCTTCGTCGCCGAGACCGCCTACCCGTTCCGCCTCGACAGCGAGGACGCCCACGAGAACATCATCGACACCAGCGCCGAACTGGTCCCCGGCTACCCGGCGAGCGTGACCGGCCAGACCCGGTGGATGAACGACATGATGAGCATCGTGGAGGCCGTCCCGAACGGCCGCGGCCTGGGCGTCTTCTACTGGGAGGCGACCTGGACCGCGGTGAACGGCAACGGCTGGGACCCGACCGACGCGGCCTCCGGCAACGCCTGGGAGAACCAGGCGCTGTTCGGCTACGACGACCGGGCGCTCTCGTCGATGTCCTGGTTCCGGCACCGCTGA
- a CDS encoding beta-galactosidase, whose translation MPETTPRGLTRLAFGGDYNPEQWPESVWQEDVRLMREAGVTMVSVGIFSWALLEPSPGRYDFGWLDRLLDLLHEHGIRVDLGTPTVVPPVWFYRAHPEALPVTAEGVRYEFGSRAAICHSNADYRSAAAAITTKLAERYGDHPALAMWHVHNEYGVPVSACYCASCAAHFRRWLATTYGTVDAVNEAWGTAFWGQRYGGFEDINPPRLTPAAVNPGQALDYKRFADATMRENFRMERDILHRLSPGVPVTTNFMTALSQCDSVDYWAWGREVDLVTNDHYLITDGRRTHVNLAMAADLTRSVAGGAPWLLLEHSTSGVNWQLRNPAKAPGQMARNSLAHVARGSEGALFFQWRQSRRGAEKFHSAMVPHGGTDTRVWREVVELGASMEVLSEIRGTRTEADVAVLWDWHSWWAQTLDWRPSVDHDARERADAFYEALYDRHLTVDFAHPEADLSRYPLVVVPALYLMTEAAGRNLKAYVEQGGTLVVSFFSGIVDQHDAVHEGAYPGPLRDVLGLTVEEFSPLLPGERVRVTGPDGTELSADVWTEFVVPRGAETVSAYADGPAAGLPAVTRHRLGEGTAWYVSTRLGADGLDALLGRAGEDAGLAPRTDLPRDVEVVRRTGASGTYLFAVNHTGSDAKVPLEAAGTELLTGDRAAGRLAVPAGAVRIVRLDG comes from the coding sequence ATGCCGGAGACCACCCCCAGGGGCCTCACCAGGCTCGCCTTCGGTGGGGACTACAACCCCGAGCAGTGGCCGGAAAGCGTCTGGCAGGAGGACGTCCGGCTGATGCGGGAGGCCGGCGTCACGATGGTGAGTGTCGGGATCTTCTCCTGGGCGCTGCTGGAGCCCTCACCCGGCCGTTACGACTTCGGCTGGCTGGACCGGCTCCTGGACCTGCTGCACGAGCACGGCATCCGCGTCGACCTCGGCACGCCCACCGTCGTCCCGCCCGTCTGGTTCTACCGGGCCCACCCCGAAGCACTGCCCGTCACCGCCGAGGGCGTGCGCTACGAGTTCGGCTCCCGCGCGGCCATCTGCCACAGCAACGCGGACTACCGCTCCGCCGCCGCGGCCATCACCACCAAGCTCGCCGAGCGCTACGGCGACCATCCGGCCCTGGCGATGTGGCACGTCCACAACGAGTACGGCGTCCCCGTCTCCGCCTGCTACTGCGCGTCCTGCGCCGCCCACTTCCGCCGCTGGCTGGCGACCACGTACGGCACGGTCGACGCGGTCAACGAGGCCTGGGGCACGGCCTTCTGGGGCCAGCGCTACGGCGGCTTCGAGGACATCAACCCGCCCCGGCTCACCCCCGCGGCCGTCAACCCCGGCCAGGCGCTGGACTACAAGCGGTTCGCCGACGCCACCATGCGCGAGAACTTCCGGATGGAGCGGGACATCCTGCACCGCCTCTCACCCGGCGTCCCGGTCACCACCAACTTCATGACGGCGCTGAGCCAGTGCGACTCCGTCGACTACTGGGCCTGGGGCCGTGAGGTCGACCTCGTCACCAACGACCACTACCTGATCACCGACGGCCGCCGCACCCACGTCAATCTGGCGATGGCCGCCGACCTCACCCGGTCCGTCGCGGGCGGCGCCCCCTGGCTGCTGCTGGAGCACTCGACCTCGGGCGTCAACTGGCAGCTGCGCAACCCCGCCAAGGCCCCCGGCCAGATGGCCCGCAACTCCCTCGCCCATGTGGCGCGTGGCTCCGAGGGCGCCCTGTTCTTCCAGTGGCGCCAGTCCCGGCGCGGTGCCGAGAAGTTCCACTCGGCGATGGTCCCGCACGGCGGCACCGACACCCGCGTGTGGCGCGAGGTCGTCGAACTCGGCGCGAGCATGGAGGTGTTGAGCGAGATCCGCGGCACCCGCACCGAGGCCGACGTGGCCGTGCTCTGGGACTGGCACTCGTGGTGGGCGCAGACCCTCGACTGGCGCCCCAGCGTCGACCACGATGCCCGCGAGCGCGCCGACGCCTTCTACGAGGCCCTCTACGACCGCCACCTCACCGTCGACTTCGCCCACCCGGAAGCCGACTTGTCGAGGTATCCCCTTGTCGTCGTACCGGCCCTGTACCTGATGACGGAGGCGGCCGGGCGCAACCTCAAGGCCTACGTCGAGCAGGGCGGTACGCTGGTCGTCTCCTTCTTCTCCGGCATCGTCGACCAGCACGATGCCGTCCACGAGGGCGCCTACCCGGGCCCCCTGCGGGACGTCCTCGGCCTCACCGTCGAGGAGTTCTCCCCGCTGCTGCCCGGCGAACGGGTGCGCGTCACCGGCCCCGACGGGACAGAGCTGTCCGCCGACGTGTGGACGGAGTTCGTCGTGCCGCGCGGCGCCGAGACCGTCTCGGCCTACGCCGACGGCCCGGCCGCCGGGCTGCCCGCCGTCACCCGGCACCGCCTGGGCGAGGGCACCGCCTGGTACGTCTCCACCCGGCTCGGCGCCGACGGTCTCGACGCGCTGCTCGGCCGGGCGGGCGAGGACGCCGGGCTCGCCCCGCGCACCGATCTGCCCCGGGACGTCGAGGTGGTCCGCCGCACCGGCGCATCGGGCACCTACCTCTTCGCCGTCAACCACACCGGCTCCGACGCCAAGGTGCCGCTGGAGGCCGCCGGCACCGAGCTGCTGACCGGTGACCGCGCCGCCGGCCGCCTCGCGGTCCCGGCCGGAGCCGTCCGGATCGTCCGGCTCGACGGCTGA
- a CDS encoding ABC transporter substrate-binding protein — protein sequence MPYTKRRRLVRTAVAIALGATTLAACGSESADSETESGPASLTYWTWTPGMDKVVDLWNKGPGKRDQITVTVKKQASGDTLVTKILTAHKAGKAPDLVQAEYQALPTLVSNDALADISKNVGEAEDKFAGGVWQQTTLGTDAVYAVPQDIGPMMFYYREDLFKEYGLTVPTTWDEFAETARKLKKAAPDKDLTTFSANDSGLFAGLAQQAGAKWWTTSGDQWKVSINDAATRKVAKFWGGLVKEGAIDNQPMYTPAWNKALNTGKQIAWVSAVWAPGTLTTAAPDTKGKWAMAPLPQWSASDNSTGSWGGSSTAVTTDSEHRAAAAKFAAWLNTDSEALNALAKESGIYPAATNAQTSGAFLKPPAYFANQADFYTKAADIAETTAPSAWGPNVNVAYTTFKDAFGAAAKSTSDFGAALDEMQADTVADMKKQGFEVAE from the coding sequence ATGCCGTACACGAAGCGCCGCCGCCTCGTGAGAACCGCCGTCGCCATCGCCCTCGGCGCCACCACCCTCGCCGCCTGCGGCTCGGAATCCGCGGACAGCGAGACCGAGTCGGGGCCGGCCTCGCTGACGTACTGGACGTGGACGCCCGGCATGGACAAGGTCGTGGACCTGTGGAACAAGGGGCCGGGCAAGAGGGACCAGATCACCGTCACGGTGAAGAAGCAGGCGTCCGGTGACACGCTCGTCACCAAGATCCTCACCGCGCACAAGGCCGGCAAGGCGCCCGACCTGGTGCAGGCGGAGTACCAGGCGCTGCCCACCCTCGTCAGCAACGACGCGCTCGCCGACATCTCGAAGAACGTCGGCGAGGCCGAGGACAAGTTCGCCGGCGGCGTCTGGCAGCAGACCACGCTCGGCACGGACGCGGTCTACGCGGTCCCGCAGGACATCGGGCCGATGATGTTCTACTACCGCGAGGACCTGTTCAAGGAGTACGGCCTCACCGTGCCGACGACCTGGGACGAGTTCGCCGAGACCGCCCGCAAGCTGAAGAAGGCGGCTCCGGACAAGGACCTCACCACCTTCTCCGCCAACGACTCGGGCCTCTTCGCGGGCCTCGCCCAGCAGGCGGGCGCCAAGTGGTGGACGACGTCCGGCGACCAGTGGAAGGTCTCCATCAACGACGCGGCGACGCGGAAGGTCGCGAAGTTCTGGGGCGGCCTGGTGAAGGAGGGCGCCATCGACAACCAGCCGATGTACACGCCCGCCTGGAACAAGGCGCTCAACACCGGCAAGCAGATCGCCTGGGTCAGCGCCGTGTGGGCGCCCGGCACCCTGACCACGGCCGCGCCCGACACCAAGGGCAAGTGGGCCATGGCCCCGCTCCCTCAGTGGTCCGCGAGCGACAACAGCACCGGCAGCTGGGGCGGCTCCTCCACCGCCGTGACCACCGACTCCGAACACCGTGCCGCCGCCGCGAAGTTCGCCGCCTGGCTGAACACCGACAGCGAGGCCCTGAACGCGCTGGCGAAGGAGAGCGGCATCTACCCGGCCGCCACCAACGCCCAGACCAGCGGCGCCTTCCTCAAGCCGCCGGCCTACTTCGCCAACCAGGCCGACTTCTACACCAAGGCCGCCGACATCGCGGAGACCACCGCGCCCTCCGCCTGGGGCCCGAACGTGAACGTCGCGTACACCACGTTCAAGGACGCCTTCGGCGCCGCGGCGAAGAGCACGTCGGACTTCGGCGCCGCGCTGGACGAGATGCAGGCCGACACCGTCGCCGACATGAAGAAGCAGGGCTTCGAGGTCGCGGAGTGA
- a CDS encoding carbohydrate ABC transporter permease: MKSTARRRSYGAEGAPYAHPSPTTTLERARSAPYLFLLPAVLLFALFFALPIGYAVWLSFRKVKVSGLGLGSGARKEIWAGLENYTDALSDSELLHGTLRVLGYGCIVVPVMLGLALLFALMLDSEKVRLAPVTRLAIFLPYAIPGVVAALLWGFLYLPDVSPFYFVLDRLGMPQPDLLDGGPLFLALSNIAVWGGTGFNMIVIYTSLQAIPAEVYEAAKLDGATPLQIALRIKIPMVSPSLVLTFFFSIIATLQVFNEPTTLKPLTNSVSTTWSPLMKVHRDAFGEGDIYGAAAQAVIIAFATLLLSFGFLRAANRRQKQEAAR; encoded by the coding sequence GTGAAAAGCACGGCACGCCGGCGGTCGTACGGGGCCGAGGGGGCCCCGTACGCCCACCCGTCTCCCACCACCACCCTCGAACGAGCGCGAAGCGCCCCCTATCTTTTCCTCCTCCCAGCGGTACTGCTCTTCGCGCTGTTCTTCGCGCTGCCCATCGGCTACGCGGTCTGGCTCAGCTTCCGCAAGGTGAAGGTGTCGGGCCTCGGCCTCGGCTCCGGCGCCCGCAAGGAGATCTGGGCCGGCCTGGAGAACTACACCGACGCCCTCTCCGACAGCGAACTGCTGCACGGCACCCTGCGCGTGCTCGGCTACGGGTGCATCGTCGTGCCCGTCATGCTCGGCCTGGCCCTGCTGTTCGCGCTGATGCTCGACTCGGAGAAGGTGCGGCTCGCACCCGTCACCCGGCTCGCGATCTTCCTGCCGTACGCCATCCCCGGTGTGGTGGCGGCCCTGCTGTGGGGCTTCCTCTACCTGCCGGACGTCAGCCCCTTCTACTTCGTGCTCGACAGGCTCGGGATGCCGCAGCCGGACCTGCTGGACGGCGGGCCGCTGTTCCTGGCCCTGTCGAACATCGCGGTCTGGGGCGGCACCGGCTTCAACATGATCGTCATCTACACCTCGCTCCAGGCGATCCCGGCGGAGGTGTACGAGGCGGCGAAGCTCGACGGCGCCACCCCGCTGCAGATCGCGCTGCGGATCAAGATCCCGATGGTGTCGCCCTCGCTGGTGCTGACCTTCTTCTTCTCGATCATCGCGACGCTCCAGGTGTTCAACGAACCGACCACCCTCAAGCCGCTCACCAACTCGGTGTCCACGACGTGGAGCCCGCTGATGAAGGTGCACCGGGACGCCTTCGGTGAGGGTGACATCTACGGGGCAGCGGCGCAGGCCGTGATCATCGCCTTCGCCACCCTCCTCCTCTCCTTCGGCTTCCTGCGGGCCGCGAACCGTCGCCAGAAGCAGGAGGCAGCCCGATGA
- a CDS encoding carbohydrate ABC transporter permease, translating to MSSLAVPQTEPVAGSTPGTAQGRPPLRRRIALIPTATLLLGSLYCLLPVAWVVIAATKSGRELFSTFTFLPGTGFAGNIRDLNAYRDGVYWQWMANSALYAGLGALLSTCVSAISGYALAVYRFRGRETLFNLLLAGVLMPPVILAVPQYLLLAKADLTDSYLSVLLPQILFPYGVYLARIYAAAAVPADVIEAGRMDGASEWRIFTRIALPMMVPGMVTVFLFQFVAIWNNFLLPYIMLSDDEKFPITLGLFTLLEQGANTPALYTLVITGALLAVFPLVALFLVIQRFWSLDLLSGAVKS from the coding sequence ATGAGCTCCCTCGCCGTCCCCCAGACCGAGCCGGTGGCGGGCAGCACGCCCGGCACCGCCCAGGGCCGCCCGCCGCTGCGCCGCCGGATCGCCCTGATCCCCACGGCCACCCTGCTGCTGGGCTCGCTCTACTGCCTGCTCCCGGTCGCCTGGGTGGTCATCGCCGCCACCAAGTCCGGGCGGGAGCTGTTCTCCACGTTCACGTTCCTGCCGGGCACGGGCTTCGCCGGCAACATCCGGGATCTCAACGCCTACCGCGACGGCGTCTACTGGCAGTGGATGGCCAACTCCGCGCTGTACGCCGGCCTCGGGGCTCTGCTGTCGACATGTGTGTCGGCGATCAGCGGCTACGCGCTCGCGGTCTACCGTTTCCGCGGCCGTGAGACGCTCTTCAACCTGCTGCTCGCGGGGGTGCTGATGCCGCCCGTGATCCTGGCCGTCCCCCAGTACCTGCTGCTGGCGAAGGCCGACCTCACCGACTCGTACCTGTCCGTCCTGCTGCCGCAGATCCTCTTCCCGTACGGCGTCTACCTCGCGCGGATCTACGCCGCCGCCGCGGTGCCCGCCGACGTGATCGAGGCGGGGCGCATGGACGGGGCGAGCGAGTGGCGGATCTTCACGCGGATCGCCCTGCCCATGATGGTCCCCGGCATGGTGACGGTCTTCCTTTTCCAGTTCGTGGCGATCTGGAACAACTTCCTGCTGCCGTACATCATGCTCAGCGACGACGAGAAGTTCCCGATCACGCTCGGCCTGTTCACGTTGCTGGAGCAGGGCGCCAACACCCCGGCGCTGTACACCCTGGTGATCACCGGGGCCTTGCTCGCGGTGTTCCCGCTGGTCGCCCTCTTCCTGGTCATCCAGCGGTTCTGGAGTCTGGATCTGCTCTCCGGAGCCGTAAAGTCGTGA
- a CDS encoding LacI family DNA-binding transcriptional regulator: MTVNATGGRRRPPTIHDVAREAGVSRGTVSRVLNGGHYVSPAAQEAVNAAIRRTGYVVNRHARSLITGRSDSIGFLLTEPQERFFEDPNFNVLLRGCTQALAAHDIPLLLMLAGTEDERRRITRYITAGHVDGVLLVSSHSGDPVAERLREAGVPLVACGKPIGLASKVSYVAADDRDGARDMVRHLLSLGRRRVGTVTGPLDTPGGVERLAGYQEVLAEAGLEFDERLVVSGDYSRASGEAGAERLLARAPDVDAVFVASDLMAQGVLTALHRAGRRVPQDVAVGGFDDSPAAVAAGPELTTIRQPWDRISSEMVRVLLAQIGGEDPAAVILPTELVKREST; the protein is encoded by the coding sequence GTGACCGTGAACGCTACGGGAGGCAGGCGCAGGCCGCCCACGATCCATGACGTGGCCCGCGAGGCCGGTGTCTCGCGCGGCACCGTCTCGCGCGTCCTCAACGGCGGGCACTACGTCAGTCCGGCCGCCCAGGAGGCGGTCAACGCGGCCATCCGCAGAACGGGTTACGTGGTCAACCGGCACGCCCGCTCTCTGATCACCGGGCGGTCCGACTCGATCGGTTTCCTGCTCACGGAGCCGCAGGAGAGGTTCTTCGAGGACCCCAACTTCAACGTCCTGCTGCGCGGCTGCACCCAGGCGCTCGCCGCGCACGACATTCCGCTGCTGCTGATGCTGGCGGGCACCGAGGACGAACGGCGGCGCATCACGCGCTACATCACCGCCGGGCACGTCGACGGGGTGCTGCTGGTCTCCAGCCACTCCGGTGATCCCGTCGCCGAGCGGCTGCGCGAGGCGGGGGTGCCGCTGGTCGCGTGCGGGAAGCCGATCGGGCTGGCCTCCAAGGTCAGTTACGTGGCCGCCGACGACCGTGACGGCGCTCGCGACATGGTGCGCCATCTGCTGTCGCTCGGGCGGCGCCGGGTGGGCACGGTGACCGGCCCGCTGGACACACCCGGCGGTGTCGAGCGCCTCGCCGGTTACCAAGAGGTGCTGGCGGAGGCGGGCCTGGAGTTCGACGAGCGGCTGGTCGTCTCCGGCGACTACAGCCGGGCGAGCGGTGAGGCGGGCGCCGAGCGGCTGCTGGCGCGGGCGCCGGACGTCGACGCGGTGTTCGTCGCCTCGGACCTCATGGCGCAGGGAGTGCTCACGGCCCTGCACCGGGCGGGGCGGCGGGTGCCGCAGGACGTGGCCGTCGGCGGTTTCGACGATTCACCGGCCGCGGTGGCCGCGGGGCCCGAGCTGACGACGATCCGGCAGCCCTGGGACCGCATCAGCAGCGAGATGGTGCGGGTGCTGCTCGCGCAGATCGGGGGCGAGGATCCGGCGGCGGTGATCCTGCCGACGGAGCTGGTGAAGCGGGAGTCGACCTAA
- a CDS encoding MarR family winged helix-turn-helix transcriptional regulator: protein MAAKTAGGQLEDRWRDILSAHARTMCEIDRALHPHGLGASDFEVLDILATAAPEEGEQCRVQNLVGRVHLSQSALSRLIARLEKDGLVARSVCVEDRRGVWVALTAKGRDLHAEVLPLQRAALTRALGEEPPRPGSRRSLV, encoded by the coding sequence ATGGCGGCGAAGACGGCTGGCGGGCAGCTTGAGGATCGGTGGCGGGACATCCTGTCGGCGCACGCGCGGACGATGTGCGAGATCGACCGGGCGCTGCACCCGCACGGCCTCGGCGCGTCCGACTTCGAGGTCCTGGACATACTCGCGACCGCGGCGCCCGAGGAGGGCGAGCAGTGCCGCGTGCAGAACCTCGTGGGGCGGGTCCACCTCAGTCAGAGCGCGCTGTCGCGGCTGATCGCCCGGCTGGAGAAGGACGGGCTGGTGGCCCGGTCGGTGTGCGTGGAGGACCGCCGGGGCGTGTGGGTCGCACTGACGGCCAAGGGCCGTGACCTGCACGCCGAGGTGCTCCCGCTGCAGCGGGCAGCACTGACCCGGGCGCTGGGCGA